From one Acipenser ruthenus chromosome 21, fAciRut3.2 maternal haplotype, whole genome shotgun sequence genomic stretch:
- the LOC117963056 gene encoding putative claudin-24, whose amino-acid sequence MVLLTAKSVQFGAFFVSLVGFATSFVTTFLPLWKTLNTDLNEMENWYQGLWHTCVFQDEVGLQCKAYDSFLALPSDIVVSRVLMFISIGMGLLSLIVTMFGLDCVKLGEGKEEVKKKLLVFGGVLSLVSGITTLFPVSMVAYGIVSEFWDDNLPEIVPRWEFGEAMFSGWFAGLFLLLGGSFLFVSVCMMKDRHPRIYYLDTGKQKELQYLKTEVL is encoded by the coding sequence ATGGTGCTACTCACTGCGAAAAGCGTGCAGTTCGGGGCATTTTTTGTGTCTCTGGTCGGCTTCGCGACATCTTTTGTGACCACCTTTCTGCCCCTGTGGAAGACCCTCAACACAGATCTCAATGAAATGGAGAACTGGTATCAGGGGCTGTGGCATACCTGCGTGTTTCAGGATGAAGTGGGTCTTCAGTGCAAAGCCTATGACTCCTTCCTAGCTCTACCTTCAGACATCGTGGTCTCCCGGGTGTTGATGTTCATCTCCATCGGGATGGGACTCCTCAGCCTGATTGTGACCATGTTCGGACTGGACTGTGTCAAACTGGGAGAAGGCAAGGAGGAGGTGAAGAAGAAGCTGCTGGTTTTTGGAGGGGTGCTCTCGTTGGTTTCTGGGATTACAACCCTATTCCCTGTCTCCATGGTGGCATACGGAATAGTGTCCGAGTTCTGGGACGATAACCTGCCTGAGATTGTCCCGAGATGGGAGTTTGGAGAGGCCATGTTCTCAGGGTGGTTTGCTGGTTTATTTCTCTTGCTTGGTGGATCCTTTCTTTTTGTATCCGTGTGCATGATGAAGGACAGGCACCCGAGAATCTACTATTTAGACACTGGAAAGCAGAAAGAGCTGCAGTATTTAAAGACAGAGGTGTTATAG